A window of Phycobacter azelaicus contains these coding sequences:
- the ppsR gene encoding transcriptional regulator PpsR: protein MSAGDNSQVPTGFLPVIDPEDLPGIFAAASDYAFVLSSAGVVQRIVCRNSEQLAHWQGQHLRDFLTEESRPKLDDLLEGRGQQKGRDGWIELNHVDGAPWPFPVRYTAHPIGSHGDILLLGRDQRLVAETQQQLVNAQIILERGYEERREYDARYRMLLANTTDPFLFVSATDGRIRDLNASAASLLGASRDDLTGALVAQEFKDRRRGEFVDNLLNLSFAENAHDITVQTKRTRRDVRIFPTVFRAAGERMIICRLASETTGQQVDDLLTRNLNALFEQGTDAVVFTDAKGGIETANDAFLDMIDMARQSDVKGLSLGDFFARSQIDLGVVLENALRSGHMRIYATKLINAFGAETPVEMSVTYLNNREHPSVGFVIRDASRVNAFRSAPSSPGLSAPMDKDVAELVGSASLKEILAESNEVIERICIETAVELTRNNRAAAAEMLGLSRQSLYVKLRKYGLLEKSGS, encoded by the coding sequence ATGAGCGCCGGCGACAATTCACAAGTGCCAACGGGCTTTTTGCCTGTCATCGATCCTGAAGACCTGCCAGGCATTTTTGCTGCGGCTTCTGACTATGCATTTGTTCTGTCCAGTGCCGGTGTCGTACAGCGTATCGTGTGTCGCAATTCCGAGCAGCTGGCCCATTGGCAAGGTCAACACCTGCGTGATTTCCTGACTGAGGAAAGTCGGCCAAAGCTTGACGATCTTCTTGAGGGGCGCGGCCAACAGAAGGGCCGGGACGGCTGGATCGAACTGAACCACGTGGATGGCGCTCCTTGGCCCTTCCCCGTGCGCTACACTGCTCATCCCATCGGCTCGCATGGTGACATCCTGCTTCTTGGGCGAGATCAGCGGCTTGTGGCGGAAACACAGCAACAGCTGGTCAACGCCCAGATCATTCTGGAGCGCGGCTATGAGGAACGGCGCGAATACGACGCCCGATACAGGATGTTGCTGGCAAATACGACGGATCCTTTCCTGTTTGTTTCTGCCACGGATGGGCGAATCCGGGATCTCAATGCGTCTGCGGCCAGCCTGCTTGGTGCGAGCCGCGATGATTTGACCGGCGCGCTGGTGGCGCAGGAGTTCAAAGACCGACGCCGCGGCGAATTTGTCGATAACCTGCTGAACCTTTCGTTCGCTGAGAATGCCCACGACATCACCGTTCAGACAAAGCGCACACGCCGGGATGTGCGGATCTTCCCGACGGTGTTTCGTGCCGCAGGCGAGCGAATGATCATTTGCCGTCTGGCGTCCGAGACTACAGGGCAGCAAGTTGATGATCTTTTGACCCGTAATCTGAATGCTCTGTTCGAGCAGGGCACTGACGCGGTGGTATTCACCGATGCGAAAGGCGGGATCGAAACTGCGAATGACGCCTTTCTGGACATGATCGACATGGCGCGCCAGTCCGATGTTAAGGGCCTGTCGCTGGGGGATTTCTTTGCCCGGTCACAGATTGATCTGGGTGTGGTGCTGGAAAACGCCTTGCGATCAGGGCACATGCGTATCTACGCGACCAAACTGATCAACGCCTTTGGTGCAGAAACACCGGTGGAGATGTCGGTCACCTATCTTAACAACCGCGAGCACCCGTCGGTTGGTTTTGTGATCCGCGACGCAAGCCGGGTCAATGCGTTCAGGAGTGCACCAAGCAGCCCCGGACTGTCTGCTCCCATGGACAAGGATGTGGCGGAATTGGTCGGCTCCGCCTCTTTAAAAGAAATCCTCGCCGAATCGAACGAGGTCATCGAGCGGATCTGCATAGAAACCGCCGTTGAGCTGACGCGCAACAACCGCGCGGCAGCGGCTGAGATGCTGGGCCTGTCCCGTCAGAGCCTTTATGTAAAGCTGCGCAAATACGGGCTTTTGGAAAAATCAGGCAGCTGA
- a CDS encoding cobalamin B12-binding domain-containing protein, which translates to MYEDDPNRRRAALVGHARVSTFARHVLGKISKLPSHSRRDRAKAFALWLADFCCGDLYSNNRVHDELERLRLTGDDLVLQCIPTAAAILGERWCADDAGFAEVSLGSARLLMLCRAYVPDWTWVARKGNGPCFLLCTFDTEQHLIGSAVLAYRLRKAGFSVNCLVQADMAQIVEKLRSAEFDSLLISCSTTASLETAAQAVKHIREKVKRPPFIGLGGAMAHSAKALGKRIEVDLITNNLDAVVSKVSAGCLRDDSVEAAE; encoded by the coding sequence ATGTACGAGGACGACCCGAATAGAAGAAGAGCTGCGCTAGTTGGACATGCCAGAGTATCGACCTTTGCGCGGCATGTGCTGGGAAAAATCAGCAAGTTACCCTCACATAGTCGACGTGACAGAGCCAAAGCCTTTGCGCTGTGGCTTGCGGATTTCTGTTGTGGGGATCTGTATTCCAATAATCGTGTCCACGACGAACTTGAGCGCCTTAGGCTGACTGGAGATGATCTTGTTCTGCAGTGCATTCCGACAGCCGCTGCCATACTGGGGGAGCGCTGGTGTGCGGATGACGCAGGGTTTGCCGAAGTTTCGCTTGGCTCCGCACGGCTGTTGATGCTGTGTCGCGCTTATGTCCCGGACTGGACCTGGGTCGCCCGTAAAGGAAATGGCCCCTGTTTTCTCTTATGCACCTTTGACACCGAACAGCATCTTATTGGAAGCGCCGTGTTGGCATATCGTTTGCGTAAGGCGGGGTTCTCCGTCAATTGTCTCGTGCAGGCTGACATGGCTCAAATCGTTGAAAAGTTGCGCAGTGCAGAATTTGATTCACTTCTGATCTCATGCAGTACCACCGCGAGCCTTGAAACTGCGGCGCAAGCCGTTAAACACATTCGGGAAAAGGTAAAAAGACCGCCCTTCATAGGTCTTGGCGGTGCAATGGCGCACTCGGCGAAGGCGCTCGGCAAAAGGATTGAAGTGGACTTGATTACGAACAACCTTGATGCGGTGGTCTCAAAGGTCTCCGCTGGCTGCCTGCGGGATGACTCCGTCGAGGCGGCAGAGTAA
- the bchF gene encoding 2-vinyl bacteriochlorophyllide hydratase, protein MGAATQNQREPGRLYTPEQRARRDATSWTLVQGILAPLQFLIFLISLALVVRYLATGEGYHAATLSIVIKTAVLYLIMVTGALWEKVVFGQYLLAPAFFWEDMVSFLVIGLHSLYIFGLLLSWMTPAALMTTALAAYLLYVINAAQFLLKLRRARLEDSAPSGIPA, encoded by the coding sequence ATGGGTGCTGCAACCCAAAATCAGCGTGAGCCGGGGCGACTTTACACCCCCGAACAGCGCGCCCGGAGGGATGCCACAAGTTGGACTTTGGTGCAGGGCATTCTGGCACCACTGCAGTTTTTGATCTTCCTAATCTCACTCGCGCTTGTGGTGCGCTATCTAGCCACCGGCGAGGGGTACCATGCCGCAACACTCTCGATCGTGATCAAAACCGCCGTTCTTTACCTGATCATGGTCACAGGCGCGCTCTGGGAAAAAGTTGTCTTCGGCCAATATCTGCTCGCCCCGGCATTCTTTTGGGAGGATATGGTCTCTTTCCTAGTCATCGGATTGCATTCACTGTATATTTTCGGCCTTCTGCTGAGCTGGATGACCCCAGCCGCCCTGATGACCACGGCGCTTGCGGCCTATTTGCTCTATGTCATCAACGCAGCGCAATTCCTGCTGAAACTGCGGCGCGCGCGACTTGAGGACTCTGCCCCCAGCGGAATTCCGGCATGA